The genomic window GTCCTCTGGACTGGACGCGAGAAATTGCTGTGTTCCCCACGCGGGTGGGGATGAACCGGCGTCATTCCCTGGCGGAAACCCTGGAAGGGCGTGTTCCCCACGCGGGTGGGGATGAACCGGGGATATCGCATTCGTCCCGGCAGTGCTCCCGGTGTTCCCCACGCGGGTGGGGATGAACCGACCCCGTGGCCGATCAAGTCCAGGGATTCCGGGTGTTCCCCACGCGGGTGGGGATGAACCGCGGCCCGGCGAGCTCCCAGGCCACGTGCCGTAGTGTTCCCCACGCGGGTGGGGATGAACCGTTGCGCCGCTTTTTGCGCCATGCCCTCCAGGCGTGTTCCCCACGCGGGTGGGGATGAACCGAAAAAGCAGCAACTGAGCGATTTGGAGGCGAAGTGTTCCCCACGCGGGTGGGGATGAACCGGGTTGGTTTTGTCCCCGGATTCGTTCCGGGACGTGTTCCCCACGCGGGTGGGGATGAACCGGGTTGGTTTTGTCCCCGGATTCGTTCCGGGACGTGTTCCCCACGCGGGTGGGGATGAACCGAGAGCCGCTGCTGTCCTATCGTATGCGCTGCTGTGTTCCCCACGCGGGTGGGGATGAACCGCATCATATCCGCCCAGCGTCAAAATCGCTTCGGTGTTCCCCACGCGGGTGGGGATGAACCGAGATCGAAAACGCCATTCTCGAGTATCTCCGGGTGTTCCCCACGCGGGTGGGGATGAACCGTGTGAAACATGCACCCAGCACGTCCAGGGGAAAGTGTTCCCCACGCGGGTGGGGATGAACCGAAAATAATCGAGACCGGACCACTTCCGGACCAGTGTTCCCCACGCGGGTGGGGATGAACCGGGACTTGTCACCGAAAAGTACCTGACCGTCGAGTGTTCCCCACGCGGGTGGGGATGAACCGCCCCGGCGCGGACGTCCGAGAAAGGGATAACCGTGTTCCCCACGCGGGTGGGGATGAACCGCACATCGATGACCCTCGCGTCATCACCTACGAGGTGTTCCCCACGCGGGTGGGGATGAACCGGCCCATGAATGTCAATACGAATTGAAAATTTACCCTTTTTACGAATTGAATTTTTACCCCCCCCTCGGTTTTGGTGACTGACTTTGGGAACAGGCCCCTTTGATTTTGGTTGAGAAATGAAGGGCGGAGCGGAGCGCCGACGCAGCGTGGAAACCGACTTGAGGGAAGCGGAGGCGCGGCGGCGTCCGGGATCGAGAAAGTGGCCCTCCTGCGGGAGTGCCGCTTCGATCCCGCAAGACGACGGCAGCGCAGCCGCGGAGCGAGTCGGAGGTTCCGCGTGAGTCGAGGCGCTCGGCGCAGCCCGTGTCACGTTTGCTCCAGTTCGGGGCTTTGAAGAAGTCCGGCTTTGACCTTTTCTTTGAGCCGGTACGAGTTGCCTTTGATGTTGACCGTTGTGGAATGATGCAGGATGCGGTCCAGGATGGCGGTGGCGATCACCGTGTCGCCGAAGATTTCATTCCACTGGCCGAAGCTGCGATTGGAGGTGACGATCAGCGCGCCGCGCTCATAGCGCCGAGAAATGAGCTGAAAGAACAGATGGGCTCCATGCCGGTCAATGGGGATATAGCCGATTTCGTCGATGATGAGCAGTTTGGGTTGGCAGTAGAATTTGAGCCGCTCCTCGATGCGGTTTTCCGCATAGGCCTTGGTCAGGGAGGCGACCAGGGGCATCGCCTGGGTGAAATGGGTACGGTATCCCTCGGTCACCGCCTTGATCCCGAGGGCCACGGCCAGGTGAGTTTTGCCCACGCCCGGCGGTCCCAGCAGGATGACGTTTTCGCCGTTGGCAATGAAACGACAGGCGGCCAGTTCATTGATCCGTTTCTTGTCGATGGAGGGTTGGAAGGCGAAGTCGAAGCTCTCCAGGGTCTTGACGAAGGGGAACCGGGCCATCGAGGTCCGCATGGAAATGTTCTTCTCCTTCTTGGCCGAAACCTCCTCGTCGAGGAGTTGATCGAGAAAGTCGCCGTAACTCACGTTGCCCCGGGAAGCTTCTTCCAGCCGACTCTCGAGTTGTTCGTTGATCCGGTAGAGTTTGAGATGCTTGAGGCGTTCCTGAATGCGAACGAGTTGCGTGCTGCTCATGAGGCACCTCCTTCCTGCGCGAGGCGCTCGTAGAAGGCAAGGTCTCGAACTTCCACCTCCTCCCGGCTGCAAAGGGGAAGAGCGTGGTCGAAGGCGAGCATGCGCACCGAGGGAAGCTCGATGCCGTAGAAGATCCCGGTGTAGTGCTCCCGGTCCACCAGGGACTGGTGTTTGCCCGTGCAACAAGGATGGCTCACGATGAGACTCCCCTCGTGGAAAATCAGAATGCGATCGTTTGCGCACTGAACCTCGACCGGTTTTCCCACAAACCGCAGCGGCACCGAATAGCGGTTGGTTTCAAAGCTTACCATGCAGTCCCGGGCCACATAGCGCACGGCACGTTCCCGGACCTGGTAAGGGGGCTTGGCCCCGGTGGGCAGGAGCAAAGTCCGTTCCTGCTCGAAAAGATCGATGGGACGCTGATGGGTTGTGCCGTGAATCCTCAGATCGGCAACCGTTGCCAGCCACCGGCCAAGGAGCGTGTTCAGATGAGCCATGGATTCGAAGGCCTTGCCTCTCACGAAACGCTTGACATAGCGCACGCCCGATTCCACCTTGCCCTTGGTTTGAGCCCGGTAGGGGCGATGGGCCCAGGCCCGGAAACCGTAGTAGGTGCTGAAGTCCCAGAAGGTCGCATTCCACTTCACGTTTCGTCCCTCGACGTCGCGCGAGACCACGACCGTTTTGGCGTTATCGTAGACGAGCTCATGGGCGGCGCCCCCAAAGTGCTCGAACGCTTCCTCGTGACAAGCCAAAAACGTTGCAAGCCTCTCATCCCAGGTCGCCTTCGCAAAAAGACGCCGGCTGTAGCCAAGGGTCATGACGAACAGATGGACCTTGATTCTCTTACCCGAAATGAGGGTCCAACATTGCCCCCAGTCCACCTGCGCCTGCCGTCCGGGCGGGGTTTCAAAACGCATCGTGGCTTTTGTCTGCGCTTCCTTGCGCAAAGGCTGAACAAAGCGTCTTACCGTGTCGTAACAACCGGTGTACCCCTGTTCCACCAGCTCTTCGTAAATCGCCCGGGAGCAGTAGCCGAGTGCCGCCAGTCGCCTGTGGATGTGGTCCTCGAAAGGGGACAACAGCGTGCGCTTCCCCGGCCCCCGGCGGTAGCTCGGAGCCGCCTTCTGCTTGAGAACGCTTCGGACCGTTTGCACACTCAATTCCAGGGATCGGGCAATCGATTTCTTCGATTCCTTCAACTTGAACCGGCTCTGGACCTCATACCAAAGTTCGCGCTTGACCATGTGTCTTCCTCCCAAGGCTTTCCTTGAGAGGAAACGTAACGTTTTTCTTCGCATCGTTACCCCCTTTTGAGTTCAGGGGGGTAAATTTTCAATTCGTATAGGGGGTAATTTTTGCATTCGTGCTGACACATGAATACCTGTTTTTGATGAGCAAGAGGTGTTCCCCACGCGGGTGGGGATGAGCCGTCCTTACAGGCTTGAGTGTTCGATGCCTTGCAGGTCACAATCCTTGACCCGAACGGCAAACGACTTGCCGTACGCAGCCAGTGCCGGGGAACCTGCGGCAAAATCTTTCAGGCAGTCGGGGTGGCGCTTCCTCCGACCATTCGCGAGCTCCAATCACTCGAAAAAATGATCCGGTAGTGCCACAACGTGTTCGTGATGATGTAACATATTTAAATTACTTAAATACTTTTTTGATGCGGGGGAACTTCAGCTCGGTTGAGTTCATGGGGTACAAGGTGAAGTTCACCGGGAAACGGACGCCTTTTCCCGCCGATCCGGTGGAACGGCTTGTTCGGAGGCGGTAACGCCTCTTTTCTCATCCGGCTCGTCATGGGCATGCCAAGCAAGGCGCGTCAGCCAACTAGAAATGTGCCGCACCCCCCTTTCTGAACACATAAATCGCCCACCCCAGCGCTTCTCGTCCCCACCTCAGATACGCTCTCTTACTCTCATGCACTCGCTTCAGCACGGTCTCCACATCCGGATCGTCCCGATGATCACTCGCCCAGGTTTCCGCAGCATACCACTGCAACCCTTCATATCTATCCCAGTCATCCTGGCTGCTTACGAGTGTGTAGACCGCCTCCAATCCGCACTCTCGCCCGACCTCCACATTCTGATAATGTGTTCCGAAGTCGTTCCGTGCCACTCCGATCGCTTCCAAATACTCTCCTTCCGGTTCATGCCGCCAGTACGGCTCTCCCACAACGATCCAACTTTCCGGGGCTGCCATCTTCCGCAGCGCGTTCAACGTCCCTCGATGCCCGCCGTAAATCCAACTCGCACCGATGCAGGCTATCAGATCAAAGCTCTCCATGGTTTCGGGGACATACTTGGCGCCGTCCAGCTCCAAGAATTGGAGTCGGGCATCCGGAACACGCTCTTGATGCTTCGTGCAGGCATCGGCAATGCAGTGGGGAGACAAATCAACTCCTGTCCCCGTCATTTGTCGGTACCGCTCTGCAAGCCTGATGAGAAACTCGCCCTTTCCCGTGGCGATATCAAGCACGCGTGCCCCAGGTTTCAGAGGCAGAAGCGCAATAAGCTGCTCGAGTTTCTCAAGATTCATCGGATTGCAGATAATGTGCTCCCGATGCGTGATGTTAAAGAACTTCCACATGTCCATGCGTATACCTCCTTTATCAATGCCGGTCCGGTCGCATTTGGATTTGGAGCCGAGGACGGGTCTGCTCCGGTTGATGGAGCCCGAGTGACACGCTTCAAGTCTTCTTGAAAACTTCATCGGGGCGCGGCAAGAAACAGCAGCGGAGACCGAACGCCATCATGTTTTCAAGATCGTTGCGCATGCTCGGGTTGGTGAGCTCGTGCAGGCGCGCTGCAACATCCTCGTAACGCCATGCGTCCATGAGCGCAACGATCCCGTTGCCGATCGCGGCGTTGTATCCCGGGTCGGGGGGCCCGGTTTTCCGGGCAAGTTCCATGTGTCGGTCGTCGCATATCATGGCCGCAGCCTACGCATGTCCGCCGGAAAAGTCAAAGGGCATCCGCCGGCGACGGCCGGGATTCGAGTCGACGTCAGGCAGGTCCGCAACCTGCTCCAGCCCCTCGGGACGAAAAAGGGCGGACATGACCCCGGGGCATGCGCACAGTCGGCGAAGTCGTGCGGGAGAGCGTCGTCCGAACTGATCTTTGATGTCGAAAGACGTTGAGCACCGGGACGGCGTTCAATTCCACCCCGGCGCGGGGCAGCGCCGGTTTTTCGCGTCGTCCGTTCTCGATCGCGCGCCGCCCCCCTCCCGCTTCTCAACCCGGCAGGGCGGGGCCTTCGATTTCGAGGATGCGGCGGCGCCATTCCTCGGGGAGGGGAACCTTCCTGCCGCTCCGGTAGTCGATGGAGACGATCACCGCTTCTCCCGTGGCCGCGACCTTCCGCAGACGGCCGCTCACCAGGGTGTAGTCCATGACCACCCGGTCCTTTTCCATTTTGACCACGCGGGTTCCCACGTAAACCGTGTCGGGATAGGTGAGCGGGATCTTGTAGCGGCAGCGGGTGGAGTGGAGGATCGGCCCGATGCCGGTCTTCTCCATGTGGTCCCACATCCCCGCCCGCTCGGCGTACCGGACCCGGGCGGTCTCGAAGTACCGGAAATACACCACGTTGTTCAGGTGCCGCATGGCGTCCATTTCACCCCACGCCGTCTCAATCTCCGCAACCACGGGAAAATCCTTCAGCAAGGCTTCCATTCGATGCTTCCTCTTTCGCAGATGATGTGATCGACGATGCCGGCACCTTCCCCCGGCCGCCCGGGGAACGCACGCACGCCGCCATCCCATCGATACCATTCATTGAAATGAGATTCAACCTGTGTTAGGCTGCCCCGAAGTGCCCGACCCGCCGTGCCGGCATGCGCGGTGGACGCAGGGGTCGCACGGCCCAGGTGCAACCGCACGATCGAAACGGCCTGGACGTGCCGGCGTGTCCGGCGGACACGGGCGGGCGGAGGCCCCGGCATCCGGCTTTTTTCATGAACCCCGTTGACGCTCGACAGGCTCGCATGGAAGGACAATTCGTACGGCAACGAAGGCTCGCAGCGGTGGTCGCAAGCCTGCTGATCCTTGCGGCGCTGTTTGTGGTGAGCCGGTTCAATTACCTGCTGTTTCACAGCCTGGCGGAAATGTTCAGTGTCGTGATCGCCTGCTCGATTTTCGTCGTCGCCTGGAACTCCCGCCATTTCCTGAACAACGGCTATCTTCTCCTTATCGGCATCGCCTATCTGTTCGTGGGCACGCTGGACACGCTGCACATGCTCTCCTACAAGGGCATGGGAGTGTTCCCGGGCGATTCGGCCGACACTCCCACGCAATTGTGGATCGCCTCCCGCTACATGGAAAGCATCGCCCTGCTCGTCGCGCCGACTCTGATGACCAGGCGGATCGACGCGGGGCGCGTCTTCGGATGGTTCCTCGCCGCCACGGGAATCCTGCTGTTCGCCATCTTTCCCGCGAACGTCTTCCCCGTATGCTACGTCGAGGGGGTTGGCCTGACGCCGTTCAAGAAGGCGAGCGAATACATCATCTGCCTCACCCTGGCCGCGGCCATCGTGCTGCTGCTGCGACAGCGGCGGTTTTTCGACCCCGGAGTCCTGCGGCTGCTCGTGGGGTCCATCGCTGCGGCCATTGTCTGCGAGCTGGCCTTCACCTTCTACGTCGGCGTCTACGACCTTTCCAACCTGACCGGTCACTTCTTCAAGATCATCTCGTTTACGCTGACCTACAAGGCCATTGTCGAGACCGGCCTCGTGAAACCCTACAACCTGCTGTTTCGGGATCTGAAACTCGGTGAAGCGGCCCTGCGCGCCGCCAACGACCAGCTCGAAAACAAAGTGCGCGCCCGCACCGCCGAGCTCAGTGAAGCCAATGAGGCGCTGGCATCGGAAGTTGTTGAGCGCAAGCAGGCCGAGGCGGCCCTGCGCCGAAGCGAGCTCAAGTACCGGGAGCTCGTGGAGCATGCCAACAGCATTATCCTGCGCCTGGACGCACAGGGGAAGATTCTCTTCTTCAATGAATTCGCCCAGAACTTTTTCGGTTTCCGCGAAGGCGAAATCCTCGGCAGGCAGGCCGTGGGAACGATCGTGCCGGAAACGGAGACCTCCGGTCGAGACCTCGCCTCGATGATGCGCCGCATGTTGTCCGACCCGGAAGTGTATTCGAGCAACGAATATGAAAACATGCGCAGAAACGGCGAGCGGGTGTGGGTGGCCTGGACGAACAAGGCGATTCGCGACGGGAACGGCCGCATCGCGGAGATCCTGTGTATCGGCAACGACATCTCGGCGCGCAGACGCATCGAGGAAGAGCTCGAACGGAGCAACAGGGAATTGCAGGAATTCGCCTTCATCGCTTCCCACGATCTGAAGGAGCCGTTGCGCAAGGTCATGGCGTTCGGCGACCGATTGCACAGCCGGTTCGGCGAGCGGCTCGACGAGGACGGCCGCGATTACCTGGCCCGGATGCGCAAGGCGGCGTTCCGCATGCAGAACCTGATCGAATCGCTCCTCAACTATTCGCGCGTGACCACGAAGGCGGAGACTTTCTCCACCGTGGACCTGAACGTTCTGATCAAGGAAATTTTGAGCGACCTGGAGACCTCCATCGCGGAGAACGGCGTGCGCATCGAAGTCGAGCGGCTGCCGATCATCCAGGCGGATTCGAACCAAATGCGCCAGCTTTTTCAGAACCTCATCTCCAACGCCTTGAAGTACCATGGAACGGAAGCGCCCTTCGTCGGGATCCGCGGGAAGAAGGCCGCCCCGACGCCGGGCGGGACCGGATCGGGCGGACCTTCGTGGTATCAGGTCCTGGTGGAGGACAACGGTATCGGGTTCGATGAGAAATATCTCGACCGCATCTTCGCGCCTTTTCAGCGTCTGCACGGGCGGGACGCCTATGAAGGCACGGGAATGGGCCTGGCCATCTGCAGAAAGATCATGGAACGGCATGGCGGCACCCTCACGGCAAACAGCACGCCCGGGCGGGGCTCCACCTTCATCGTGACCCTTCCCGCCAGGTCGGTCCGCTCCGCCCCGTGAATCGCGGGAAGCGGCCGGCGGCGTCAGCGCTTCGGATTGACAGGTCCGGTCGCCGTCATTAGTTTTTTTTCATAGACGAAGATCAAGTTCCTTTCTCGTGCCAACAGCGGGCATATTCGTCACATTCCCCTTCCAATGCACTTCGAACCGAGGTTTTCCCAGAGAACGGAGGCAGAGTGCCCCGATCGGGGGGCGGTGTGGTGCCGTCGAGGCGCCAGGGCACTGAAAGGGAGGGAAACTGATGAAAGCGGCAATGATTTTTACGGGAAGCGGTCCGATCCTTGTCCTCACCACCTTTGAATCCCTGGAGGACGCGGGGTTCATCGAGAGGCTGAACGCGCGGGGAATCGCCAAGTTCATCGCTCACGAAGTCTCGGTGGAGAAGGTCAAGAAACAGTACGGAACCCGTTTTTCGGTGATCCTCGGTGATCTGTCACAGTCGGACGATCTGCGCGTGATGGACATCGACGGGCACCATGTGTTCCATAGCTTTGCTTTCGATGAGCTCGGACCGGCGGTGTACCATCCCAAGCACTGATGAAGGGATGCCGCGCAACGGGCCGTAAGGATACGGCCGCCGGCCGGGCGGCGAAGAGACTGCAGCAAATCCCCTTCTTCCCTCCTTTGCGCGCAAGGGAGGGCGAGGGGATGTTTTGTTTCCGGGGGGGGGCGCCTCCCCCCCCCCGCGCTTTTGTAAACAATCGTCTACACCTTTCCCGACGCGGTGTGGTATTGTTGCCCGCGGCAATCCTCACCGCGGCGGGGGCTCCAGCCATCACTGCGCCGGTCCCCATATTCCCGTCGCCGCACAAATAATGCTTTGGAGAATCACTCTCCATGCCGATGAACTCTCTGGCATGATGTGGTCGAGCGGACCTGTTCTCGGACGCGGTTTCAGGGGCTCAGGCAAACGGTCTTTCCTTTCGGAGGCGGGCAAATGGCTGACGAAGACAGCATCACTGAAGTAACGCAGGGACCCGGCGGCGGGTTTTCCGGAGGCGACACGTACACGGAAGTCACCAGGCAGTCTCTGCCGAGCAAGATCGGAAGCTCGTTTGGCGGGTTGTTTTTCGGCCTGATCCTGGTGATTGCCGGGATCGTTCTGCTTTTCTGGAACGAGGGACGAACGGTCAAAACGCATCGCGCCCTTGAAGAAGGCGCGGCGGCGGTGGTGCCCGCCGGCCCCGAAACCGTCAACGCGGTCAACCAGGGGAAACTGGTGCACATGACGGGGCAGGCCGACGCCGACGCGACTCTGGCCGATCCCGAATTCGGAATCTCGGCCAGGGCGCTCCGGCTCAAACGCAGTGTCGAGATGTACCAGTGGAAGGAAGACGAAAAATCGGAAAGCCAGAAGAACTCCGACGGCAGCACGACCAAGCGCACGACCTATTCCTACCGGAAAGTGTGGTCGAGCTCTCGCATCGATTCGTCCCGCTTCAAGAAACAGGAAAACCATTCGAACCCGGCCGCCATGCCGTACCGGGAGAAGGTTTTCGATGCCCGGACGCGTTTTGGAGCGTTCACGCTGCCGCCCACTTTGGTCGCGAAGATCCCGGGGGAGGAGGATCTCCCCGTTCCGGATTCCCCGGCGACGGTGCCTGCCTCGCTCCAGGGAAAGGCGAGAGTGCACGAGGGCGCCTGGTACATCGGTCAAAACCTCCAGGAACCGGCCGTGGGCGACGTCAAGGTCAGGTTCCGGATCAAGAAGCCCGGAACCGTCAGCGTGATCGCGAAGCAATGGGGCAACACCTTCGAACCCTACATCACGAAAAACGGGAGAGAGATCGAGCTGGTCGCCGCGGGAGCCCAGAGCCCCGAAACGATGTTCGCCCACGCCGTGGACGAAAACAAAACCCTCAGCTGGATTTTGAGAGGTGTGGGATTTCTGGTGGTTTTCATCGGGCTGCTCCTGGTCCTGAACCCGTTTGTGGTGCTGCTGGACGCTTTCAGTTTTCTGGGCAACATTTTCGTGCTGGGGAGCCTCGTGCAAGGCATCCAGGGGCTTGTGGCCGCCGGGATATTCGTGGTCTCCCTGGTGCTCGGTCTCATCCTGGCGCTTGTCACCATCGCCATCGCATGGATGTTCTACCGTCCGCTCCTGGCGGTGCTGCTCATTGCCGTCGCGGTGGGCTTGCTTTTCGGGATGCGATTCCTTCCGCGACGCGGCAAGATCGCGCAGCAAGGCGCCGCGGCGTGATCATCGCCGCCGGGACCGTGCTTTTTGGAAAAGCGGCCGTATGATTCGAGGGGTATGGCCGTGTTCCGGGTCGAACCGGAAAAATCACATGAAATTTGGGGAAGAAACATAGGAAGGCCTTCCCGGGGATGATGGAGCCGGGCGCAGACTCTGACGTGGAGCCGTTCCAGGGACATCCTTAAAAAAGTTTTAACCTTGTGCATTATTTGTTGACATGCCGAGTCTTTTGTACTATTGTCCACAATGTGCATAACTTCACCTCCATAGTCTCCCCCTCTCTGGGGTCGGGGGGGCCCCAGAGAGGGGAACTCTCTCTTCCGTTTTTCCTTGTTGTCCAGTGGTAAAAATCTGCTTCTAAGAATGATTTTTAGTGTTTTCAAAGCAATGTCGTCCAGAGGGGAGCGATTCCACTCGACGAGTGGTTTTCAAGGGGCACCCAGTCGCCTTGGAACTCATGTCTTGTGAAAGTATTCACACATTTGCCCGGACATCTTTTCGCCTGCGACGCGCAGACGCATAGGGATTTCGCCCGTTTCACGGCGTAGACGCCTCCATCGCTCCGCGCACCGCAAACTTTTTCTTTGACAAGTTCCTCTGCGCATCTAGAATCAGAGCCCGATGATCGACGGCGGCGGCCACTCGCGGTTTGCCGCGTCATCCGGGAAATCGTTCCAATCAGGGTTCAGAGCGAGGTGTGGCGACATGGATCCCGGTTTTTGGAGAAGTGTTTGTTACGCGGTCGTATTTTTGGGGGCTGCGCTGGTGGTGACGGGATCGATCGGCACCTATTACTTCACCGCCAGGATGGAGGCGGTCGCTCCGTTTCGGCAATCGGTGAAGACGGCGACCGCCGTGTTGGAAATTGCGGTCGAATCGGATGCCAAGATCAACACGGAATACCTCGACAAGGGCGCCACGGCGGACTTCAGCCGTGAGGGGGAGATTCTTCTCAGGATGTCCTCCGTGTCGTCTTCGGCAAGGCAATCGGGCAGCGGCCGGGTGATCTACGGGGCGAAGCTCGGCATGAACGCAGCCGATGCGGGCCTTGGAACACCCGTTCAGGCACTGAAGACGGCGGATACGGTCCGAGTCTTCTTTCAGAAAATGCCCCTGGAGAGCAAGGTCCTCACCGGCAGGCTCTCCGTCACGATCAACGGCGAAGTCCTCGTTGAAATCGACATCCCGTCCCAGGAGGTCAAGGACGGTCTTGTCGCCGCCCGCGGTATCTTCGGCGCTTTCTCCCATTTCCAGTAGGGCCCGGGGCGGTTTATTCGAGACCGCGCGAGGATCTTTTTCTCCCGGACAGTCCGAGCACCCTTTTCATGCGGTCGAAGCGGGGCCTTTTCGGCGACGACAGCTGCGGTTCCTTGTCGTCTTGGGCGCGCACCATTTCCGTGACGTGCCTGTCGGGATCGAAGAGGCTCTTGTGCGAAAAGGTCCCGACGTCGTCCTCTTCGCCCGCGGGGACGGCGATTTTTCCCGGCTCGTCCACCGGCACGATCGTCGTGAACGGCTCAGGGCCGCACAGCTCGCCGGACGGCCCCGTCTTCCGCGGCGTGCGGAAAAGGCCGCAGATCACCAGGACAAGCCCGACCGCCGATACAAGTCCGAGAATGACGTACACGAAGACAATACTGTTCACAGCAGGCTCCTCGGCTTAATGTCCCACCGGTTTTCGGCAACGATGCTTATTTCGACCTCGTAGTAGCCCCTCCTCGGCCCGTGGAACGGACCTCGACCGCGGGCCGCGCGGCCGGGGCTGCCGGCACCGATGTTCAAAACGGCCCCGGCTTCCGTATCGATGGCACCCGCCAGGTCACGCATGACGCCATAGGCCGGGGCAACCTTGAACTCGTCGGAATCCCTGATGGTCGTGGCCACCAGCGGTGCTCCCCCGCGCATTCCCCGGCCGCGCCAACTCGGCGATGTCAGGCCGATGAAAAGCTTTTGGTCGGCTCCGGCCACGCGCTTTACCTTCACTTTCACCCGGTCTCCAAGGTGCACGCGCGCAACCGGCATTTCTCTGGAAGAGGAAGGATCGTATTTGAATCGGATGGTAACGGCCCTGCCTGCCCCGGGCTTGTGCCGAGCGGCGGATACAGCCTCTTTCGAGGCCCGGGCCCGGCCTCCACGGGAGGTCTGCCCCACGGAGGGCTTGTCTTGACCGCGGGATGTATCCTTGCCGGCTTTTGCCCGTCCGTCCGGTTTCGCCTGCGACTGGCCCTGCTCGGATTCCTTCCTCTGGGCGGCCAGGCGGTTTTCCTCCGTCCTCCGGCGGCTCGATTCCTCTTCACGGCGCTTCTGCTGCTCGGCGGCCAGCCTGACATTGGCGTCGTCAACCTTCCGGCGTTCGATCTCGACCAACTGTCCGAGCTCTTCCGCCCGCTTGCGTTCGCCCTCGGCCTTGGCCGCCTCCATCGCCACCTTGGTCTTGAATGCCTGCTGCTGCCGTTCCTGCTCGGCCTGTACCAGCAGGATCCCGGCCACGCTCAACGCTATCAGAACACATCCAAGAATCACCAATGCCGCTCGACTTCTCATGTGAAACCTCTTCAGTGAAAAACCCGCTGCAATCCCACCGCCCGGGACGGTGACGATATCCGTTCCGAAAACCGGGCCAATAGCTTGTTCCCTCGAATGAAAAGACTTTCGGACCCTGGAAAATGTCTACGCGGATCAGCAAAAACTCGTTCGATTCCTGCAAATCACCAAACCCTCGAACAACCTTGCATCCGTTTGCACCTTTTTCGGGATCTATTATTTTATAACGGTTATATTTGATTTCAATCCCGCGTGGAACGACCGCGATGTATTCGCTCCGATTCGCCCGCCGTTGCACGCACCCGTCATGCTTCGAGAAACGACACTCGTGGAGAGACGCAATGGAGCATAATGTCAGGAAAATAACCGTTGACATGAATGAAGGCAAGCTGAAGGAGGACCTCGAGCGATATCGGGGCAGGGCCGTCGAGCTGGG from Syntrophobacter fumaroxidans MPOB includes these protein-coding regions:
- the istA gene encoding IS21 family transposase, producing the protein MVKRELWYEVQSRFKLKESKKSIARSLELSVQTVRSVLKQKAAPSYRRGPGKRTLLSPFEDHIHRRLAALGYCSRAIYEELVEQGYTGCYDTVRRFVQPLRKEAQTKATMRFETPPGRQAQVDWGQCWTLISGKRIKVHLFVMTLGYSRRLFAKATWDERLATFLACHEEAFEHFGGAAHELVYDNAKTVVVSRDVEGRNVKWNATFWDFSTYYGFRAWAHRPYRAQTKGKVESGVRYVKRFVRGKAFESMAHLNTLLGRWLATVADLRIHGTTHQRPIDLFEQERTLLLPTGAKPPYQVRERAVRYVARDCMVSFETNRYSVPLRFVGKPVEVQCANDRILIFHEGSLIVSHPCCTGKHQSLVDREHYTGIFYGIELPSVRMLAFDHALPLCSREEVEVRDLAFYERLAQEGGAS
- a CDS encoding MASE3 domain-containing protein translates to MEGQFVRQRRLAAVVASLLILAALFVVSRFNYLLFHSLAEMFSVVIACSIFVVAWNSRHFLNNGYLLLIGIAYLFVGTLDTLHMLSYKGMGVFPGDSADTPTQLWIASRYMESIALLVAPTLMTRRIDAGRVFGWFLAATGILLFAIFPANVFPVCYVEGVGLTPFKKASEYIICLTLAAAIVLLLRQRRFFDPGVLRLLVGSIAAAIVCELAFTFYVGVYDLSNLTGHFFKIISFTLTYKAIVETGLVKPYNLLFRDLKLGEAALRAANDQLENKVRARTAELSEANEALASEVVERKQAEAALRRSELKYRELVEHANSIILRLDAQGKILFFNEFAQNFFGFREGEILGRQAVGTIVPETETSGRDLASMMRRMLSDPEVYSSNEYENMRRNGERVWVAWTNKAIRDGNGRIAEILCIGNDISARRRIEEELERSNRELQEFAFIASHDLKEPLRKVMAFGDRLHSRFGERLDEDGRDYLARMRKAAFRMQNLIESLLNYSRVTTKAETFSTVDLNVLIKEILSDLETSIAENGVRIEVERLPIIQADSNQMRQLFQNLISNALKYHGTEAPFVGIRGKKAAPTPGGTGSGGPSWYQVLVEDNGIGFDEKYLDRIFAPFQRLHGRDAYEGTGMGLAICRKIMERHGGTLTANSTPGRGSTFIVTLPARSVRSAP
- a CDS encoding SAM-dependent methyltransferase, which gives rise to MDMWKFFNITHREHIICNPMNLEKLEQLIALLPLKPGARVLDIATGKGEFLIRLAERYRQMTGTGVDLSPHCIADACTKHQERVPDARLQFLELDGAKYVPETMESFDLIACIGASWIYGGHRGTLNALRKMAAPESWIVVGEPYWRHEPEGEYLEAIGVARNDFGTHYQNVEVGRECGLEAVYTLVSSQDDWDRYEGLQWYAAETWASDHRDDPDVETVLKRVHESKRAYLRWGREALGWAIYVFRKGGAAHF
- the istB gene encoding IS21-like element helper ATPase IstB; amino-acid sequence: MSSTQLVRIQERLKHLKLYRINEQLESRLEEASRGNVSYGDFLDQLLDEEVSAKKEKNISMRTSMARFPFVKTLESFDFAFQPSIDKKRINELAACRFIANGENVILLGPPGVGKTHLAVALGIKAVTEGYRTHFTQAMPLVASLTKAYAENRIEERLKFYCQPKLLIIDEIGYIPIDRHGAHLFFQLISRRYERGALIVTSNRSFGQWNEIFGDTVIATAILDRILHHSTTVNIKGNSYRLKEKVKAGLLQSPELEQT
- a CDS encoding TMEM43 family protein; this encodes MADEDSITEVTQGPGGGFSGGDTYTEVTRQSLPSKIGSSFGGLFFGLILVIAGIVLLFWNEGRTVKTHRALEEGAAAVVPAGPETVNAVNQGKLVHMTGQADADATLADPEFGISARALRLKRSVEMYQWKEDEKSESQKNSDGSTTKRTTYSYRKVWSSSRIDSSRFKKQENHSNPAAMPYREKVFDARTRFGAFTLPPTLVAKIPGEEDLPVPDSPATVPASLQGKARVHEGAWYIGQNLQEPAVGDVKVRFRIKKPGTVSVIAKQWGNTFEPYITKNGREIELVAAGAQSPETMFAHAVDENKTLSWILRGVGFLVVFIGLLLVLNPFVVLLDAFSFLGNIFVLGSLVQGIQGLVAAGIFVVSLVLGLILALVTIAIAWMFYRPLLAVLLIAVAVGLLFGMRFLPRRGKIAQQGAAA
- a CDS encoding acyl-CoA thioesterase codes for the protein MEALLKDFPVVAEIETAWGEMDAMRHLNNVVYFRYFETARVRYAERAGMWDHMEKTGIGPILHSTRCRYKIPLTYPDTVYVGTRVVKMEKDRVVMDYTLVSGRLRKVAATGEAVIVSIDYRSGRKVPLPEEWRRRILEIEGPALPG